TCTATACCGACGTATCTAAGTATGTCACCTGGCTGCAGGAAAAGATGGAATAGACCTTCATCTTGctgccatcttggtcatgttcctcgcatcgaataacaataatgaatgctaataatcgtTTTGTATatagggaaccagactattttttttcttccggcctcggtttggtaacattgatatcaatgggagaaattcaagatggctgcaccatgaagTCTCGAGTGTTTGAATGAACTTGGCCCGTGAAATTGCGTAAGTTTGTTTCCTGCTTACGTCAATGTACGTTGGAACAAAATGTTCGTAATCATAACGTGCGATAATGcataattattttagtaataGGCGCGCAACCTAGGCGATTTGTTATTTGGGATGTCTCTGTTCTCTGctcttttcatttttattttattattattttgttcccccttttattattgtttatggtttatttgtttaatgatCAGTCAATGGCTCCATGGCTCTCTCATCAGTGGACCAATCCTTAATAAAATAGCATCTTTGATAGCAATTAGCATGTGTGTAATTCTGAGGcgttattttttcaaaaagggttAAGGGCCCACTACCCCCAGACTTGATttaagtcccgttctcgtgcgagaggtccctaggCATAACCCGCCGTcaagttttcttttaaagtgattttgttttgcttagctacttttcgtgtttaaagacagtggcactattggtaattactcaaaataattatcatcataaaacctttctttattaccagtaatggagagaggttgatagtataaaacattgtgagaaacagctccctctgaagtgaagtagttttcgagaaagaagtaattttccacgaatttgatttcgagacctcaagtttagaatttgaggtttcgaaatcaagcatcagaaagcacacaacttcgtgtgacaatggtgtttttttctttcattattatctcgcaacttctacaaccgattgagctcaaatttttacaggtgtgttattttatgcatatgttgagatacaccaagtgagaagactagtctttgacaattaccaatagtgtccactgcctttaagcacctcTATACTTGTGTATGAAACTGGCCCCTGGACTCCATGCCCACGCCGTATTTTGTGCTATGAGGAAGACTCAACGCTTTCTCGCCCTCCTGCCTATAggcctttatcacgctgtcaccatcttggtcatgttccctgttttcataacagtaatgaatgctaacattcattgcgcaaacatggcaccagactattatttcgtccagcctcagtttggttacaatgagttggaatggagtaaaatcaatatggccacaccgtgataaaggtctataccttAGGGAGATCCCTGTACATGTTATATGAACCCCACCGACACGTAGTGAGGGCATAAGAACCAGGTTGTTTGcttgaaatacaaaaacaacttttttaatttttcaaggGACATCAGGAAACGCAAGAAGTAAACCAATCCTGTACCAGCCTCAACCAGTCTATATTCATTACGATAGGGTTGTGAAAGCCTACTGATAGTTCGTTGATCCTGTTTAGAATGTTACTAATCATGTTACAGCACCATGGGATCATGATATAGGTACATCCGGGTTCGAGACATAATGAGTTTGGTAGTGTGTTTCTACGATGTTGTACGATTGTAGTACAAACAAAATGGGTGCTCAAAGGCAACAGATTTGTTGTTGCTTAAACTTGAGGTTACCCTATTTTTACTCCACACGAAAACTTGTCTGCTTTTGTGAGAACCTTCTTACGAAATTTCTACAGTTGTGCGAAACATGACCCGTTGAAAAGGGGGAAATTTGGTGTCGACTATACCACGACAACTGCAACAATCGTACAACATTCGTGTGATTGTCGTGGTTTTGTCGCACGACAGGCGCAGGTGTACAATCCATGTGAATGTCGTATGAATTGTGCACGATTCGGTAGTCAATCGCAATTAAACTTCTACTTCCATCTGGTTTTGGTATGTAAAAAGACCAGTGAAATGTTACCACGACAGAAATATTTATATTTCGTAcgaaatcaaaatcatggaTTTCATTGTGACCGAGGCTTTAGAATGGCAGATATGCAATTTCGTAGTTTAGAtgacactttaaaggcactggacactacccaaagtaatgttagcataaacacttacttggtaacaagcaatggagagctgttgatagtacatgtataacacattgtgagaaacggcttcctctaaagcaacgtagtttttgagaaagaggtaatttatcacccaattaataaaatacttcagctacagccttttattatgcacctgaaagaacacaaagaaatgcagcaagggtgtttcgtctttcactattctcttacAATTGAcaaaatgagcccaaatttacacagatttgttatttttatgcatgtgtttggagttggatacaccaagtgagagtggtctttgacaattaccaaacgtgttttAACACTTAAAAGTGCCATAAGCTGGACACTACGAAGCCCAACAAGTCGAGAGACAGTGGGCTATTTCGTTCGCACCGTTGAGTAATCCGAATTCGAATTCGTAAAACGTTCCCACGATTTAGCCAACGCATGAAATGGCGCAACACGCATGCGTACTAATCACAGATGAACGTTTCCAGATGGCGGAGGGCAGCGGTGCAAATAGTTTTGATACCCggttgcaataataataataataataatgaaaacttaaagcgcacaaatccacagaagtgctcatggcgctaaaatacaaacaaaagcattaattaatatacaataacaacaacacaaattaaaatgtaaacctaagttgagagaaatctagaacatgtggtatagaatacaataaaacaaatgcaatatttaagaaaaaacatcctaaaaggtaacaaaaataacaataattaaaccattgaatcaaatgccttTTTGAAGAGATGTGtcttcagttgttttttaaattgggtcaaagaaacggatgattttactagtgcaggcagtttgttccatagacgaggggcagcatgtgaaaaagatcggtcttcccatgaatgtttggaaatgggctcaagaaggaggctagaattataagaccggagttttcgaggaggattgtatgagctgagaagatcatcaatatgcaggggcattactggtgagcgatttatacacgaaaagcaaaagtttatacttaatcctactgcttactggtaaccagtgtaattcttttaaaatcggcGTTATATGGCAGGACTTTTTAGTTAAGGTaataacacgagcagcatagTTTTGAATACGTTGAAGACATTCAATTTAAGTACAAGGAAGGCCATATAGAAGTGAATTGCACATAACCAGTCTAGAAACTACAACAGAGTGGACTATCTGCTCAgttgcattttgtgtcaaatatttcctgACTTTGCCTATATTACGGATATGAAATGTTGTAGAGCGTGAAATACTAGAAATATGTGAACTAAGTGTCATGGAAGAGTCGAATATAACACCAAGATTGCGAGCTTTTGCAACAGCGGTGACTTCGGAGTCACCAATATTAATGTGGGGAATAGTAGTTTTAGAAAGTTGTTGCCGTGAACCGAGTATAAGAAATTCTGTCTTGTGATCATTTAGCTTAAGGAAGTTGTCCTGCATCCAAACACGAATTTCAGAAACACATGTTTCAATACGATTAATGCTCTCATCAGCAGAAATTTGTgatggtttaaaagagaaatataactgagtgtcatcagcatatACATGATAATTTAGATTGTGTTTCATGATGATGCTATGAACTGGGTAGGTGTAAACTGTAAACCCCAGCGGTCCAAGAACTGGCCCCTGAGGGACCGAAAAATCATGAACAACTGGATCCGATGTGGAATTGGCAATGCGAACATGTTGTGGTCTGTTTTGCAAATAGGATTGGCACCATTTAAGGGCATTACCTTGTAAGACTCTCCCCTTTCGTCACATTTCGTTTTTCAATCCCAGCGTGGACATGGACGGTAGTTCAAGTGGTGAGTACTAATGATCAGAATGGCCTGGTGTTACAGATCCAGGGAGCCGGTaactttgcccccccccccaagaagaGGGGTAGGGTTTACTGCAATATATCAGCCAGTTTTATTGCTATTTGGATATGTCTATATAAACATAAGTACGTGAAGCTTTTACGCTGTTTTAATTGGGAAAAGGCTCATGGCTTTAGTTTGTGGAGTTCGTGAACTCTTTGGAAACATAATGCGGAACCACTTTCTGTTTGTGAACATTATAATATCGCTAAGTTATATCCTGTCTTACAGTTATTAACTTCGTATCAATGCTTATGCggatcaacaaaaaacaaacggAGTTTAAGTTATCCTTGGTCACGTGATTGCGTCTCTTGTAGGCGTGTCAGTGTCATTACATCATGCGATCAAGTATACAGTGCGCTCAGTCCTGAACACAGTAATAAAACCTTTAGCACCAAATTGTATCTCTTCATATTGTGCTCCTGCAAAACGGCTGATAACTGAAACCAGTATGGCTCTCTTTCTCCGAGTTACGGTGATGGTCCTGGCTGTGATTGGGCTGACTAGGGCTGGATGTCCACCGCTATGGACTGAATATCGTAACAACTGCTACCGTTTCATGGGTCATGAAATGTCGTGGACCGATGCCGAAAACCACTGTCGGGAGTTCTTTACCATCAGCGGACAGGGCCATCTTGCATCCGTGCACAGCTTTGACGAAGCCGATTTCCTGATTCAGTATTCGAAATCTTCATTCATCTCTGCCGACGACAAACACGTATGGATTGGGTTGTCCGACCAATCCAATGAAGGCACTTATAGCTGGAGTGACGGCACAGCGTTCGACTACGAGGAATGGAAACCAAGAGAACCGAACAATGCAGGCTCAAACGGAGAAGATTGTGTTGGGATTTGGCATCATTTGACTTATGGGCCGGGTTGGAATGATGTAACCTGCTCTAGTCTCTTTTCACACGTCTGCAAGATGTCAATGCCAACTGATGTCAAGAGCTGTTTCTGAGTACATGGCTGAATTCAGAATTGCAAAGTTTAGTTCAGCTCTGCTCACCAGAGCCACTCACAACAGTTACTCGCCAGAATCACTCACAACAGTTACTCGCCAGAGTCACTCACAACAGTTACTCACCAGAGTCACCCACAACAGTTAATTGCCGGAGTCACTCACAACAGTTACTCGCCAGAGTCACTCACAACAGTTACTCGTCAGAGTCACTCACACCAAATAATCGCCAGAATCACCCGCAACGGATACTCGCCAGAGTCACCCACAACAGTTACTCAACAGAGTCACTCACAACAGTTACTCGTCAGAGTCACTCACACCAGATACTCGCCAGAGTCACCCACAACGGATACTCGCCAGAGTCAATCACAAAAGTTACTCGTCAAAGTCACTCACACAGATACTCGCCAGAGTCACCCAAACACAGTCACTCTCCAGactaaaaacatttgaacattgaACATTTTACGGCAATAAACTTGCGATTAATTTGGCAACAtaagggaggtttagctgcacgttccaCGAGCAATGTAATCGTCAGAAAATCAGTCGTTAAAATAACACGTTTTTAGAATGTACGTGAAGTTCCCATTAattttttcacgtcaggtatttacgtgcgcgcagacgtcatcgtgagcatgcaataaacccaaagtggtgacgtcacctagaaacaacacaattttttacgttcacgttcacgttcacgtgtttggtcgcggaacgtgcagctaaacctctcTATTATTCAAATTAAACTTTACAAGCCCAACACGGTGCAACTGCATCTAAATGGTCTCTACCGCCTTCACCTCAGTGAGACCCCATGAATTACAGCTAGGTAAAGTTTActcagttttaaaggcagttgacactattggtaattgtcaaagaccagtactctcacttggtgtatctcaacattatgcataaaatgacaaacctgtgaaaatttgagctcaattggtcatcgaacttgcgagataacaatgaaagaaaaaacacccttgtcacacgaagttgtgtgcgttattggttgatttcgagacctcaagttctaaatctgaggtctcgaaatcaaattcgtggaaaattacttctttctcgaaaacaatggcactccagagggagccgtttctcacaatgttttatactaccaaactctccccattactcgtcaccaagaaaggtgttatgctaatacatattttgagtaattaccaatagtgttcactgcctttaacatcactCATGGTGATATCTATATGTCTCAACTGTTCGTGTTTGTTCCAATTGTTTCTTCTTGAGCACTTCATGTTCAATTGATACTCATACTCATACTCGGACTGTGAGTCTTCGGATTCTTACACCAGTCCTCCCGTCTTCATATAACTCAATGAAATAATGAATTACATggaacaatacattttgttttaacggATTGTTTTTCGTGAAACCAATCAACTCTTTTTTCATAACTGACAAATTATTGCTTTGATTTCTTAAAGTTGCCTGTTAGTGTGAAGTGTTTTGCATATTCTTGGGCAATTTGAGCACCGAGTGTCTGCATTGAACTATCATAACCttatcatttttaaaatgtatctGAATATTGCCGATTGGCATCATTATTCAGTGTAAGGAGTGTACCACAGTACACACTAGTTTGGGGCTTCTGGAGATTTGTTGATACCTTGGatatatattccaaacttaGTTAAAATTTTTATGGCAATGGTTGATTGACTATTTCGAGGATTTTACAAAACCTACCTGAGGCTTGCATTACAAAGATCTATTTTAATATTACTCATAGCACCATGCTAGTATAACGTAAAAGGCTAAATGTCGATTGTTTGGACAACGAAAATGCTTGCAACTTTAATCATTTGCTTTTTTTGAGGAGAATGgatgagaaagtgtagattcgtggatagaaCGTCAAGCGGAAGGCGAGTACGTTGTAgtaacgaatctacactttataTAGAGTTTATTCTCTGACTTGAACTATTTCCTCCATTGATTATATGTAACAGTTTCAATAAAATGGATTTGTAATCAATATTAACATCAATGTtgcttttttgttaattttaagTTGAGCCGATCAATgataagtcactgttttcgaaAAGTAAGATGAGTTCAAACCTTTAACCTTGACTCAAGAAACCATACGAACAACCTGTGTTGAGTTATCAAACTCGTTGCATTATTATCTAGAgaacttgcaccatacaaaaaTCGTGTTTTTAGATAAATTTTATTCATGGCAGCATCGAGTAGTAGGATTTAAAAATGCTGTGATTTATAATTATAAGGTATCTGCACTAACTTCTTTTTGGTTGAAATAGTTGTTTTGTATTGGTGTGAATTTGTAAACAAGTGAGATTTTTTTGTGAACCCATATAATCGCTGCAGCTTCCCTTGTTTAAAGCAaatggtgtaggcctacttaaaaacaatttttgcaaactctagaagtttgagatcgattggccatctgagTCACAGGAAAATAGCGAAAACTGATTAAACGTTTTGTATGACATCACTTTAATCtttcaaaaaatgaatacaagGCTCAACttagcgataaactccaaactagaaattaattttgtttgtttctcatcaaacatgacatttcaaacagaaatatttcaagggatgttttctactatcatcatcattagtgTTAGTGTAGAATTTTATCTCGTTTTCGTTCCAAGCCGCTGAGTGTCCTCTCACAAAATTTACTTACCCGACTTTTCTCAGTCTAGTCTGCCTCTCGTTTCCAGATATGGAGCATTTTATCTGTTCTTTATTTAATCAACTTTTTTGTTGAATGCCAAACGTCCCGGTGTCATAGAGAAATCTGTTCCCCGGAGAGTCTGTCCCCCATTATGGGATGGGTTGGaagaggattcaaaagagggcgctacaaTCAGAAGAAGTTTGCACACGATTCGCCGTATCGGGGACATGatctccggggggggggg
Above is a genomic segment from Asterias rubens chromosome 5, eAstRub1.3, whole genome shotgun sequence containing:
- the LOC117290568 gene encoding alpha-N-acetylgalactosamine-specific lectin-like, yielding MALFLRVTVMVLAVIGLTRAGCPPLWTEYRNNCYRFMGHEMSWTDAENHCREFFTISGQGHLASVHSFDEADFLIQYSKSSFISADDKHVWIGLSDQSNEGTYSWSDGTAFDYEEWKPREPNNAGSNGEDCVGIWHHLTYGPGWNDVTCSSLFSHVCKMSMPTDVKSCF